The proteins below are encoded in one region of Juglans microcarpa x Juglans regia isolate MS1-56 chromosome 4D, Jm3101_v1.0, whole genome shotgun sequence:
- the LOC121260988 gene encoding tRNA (adenine(37)-N6)-methyltransferase isoform X3, with translation MQNSLKEIETQLVEAMRKALAYPKSDNLELSSYPMAPIGVIQSCFSTRNGTPRQPLLVPLARACLVFDPTRVPPASLEGLGEYSHCWIIYVFHLNTDLEKLWKEPSKSKFKAKVRVPRLKGRRMGVFATRSPHRPCPIGLTVAKVEAVEENMVLLSGVDLVDGTPVVDVKPYLPYCDAIERATVPKWVTEDSLLEVASVSFSEGFPSILADCWVRMGKKSLYASPEEFQSLIKQVLSWDIRSPSQRNRPYDSHVETRNGKASVSDSDSYQDEEASTPTSDQASLSFGGIIYHLNLEGLDVSYRINCDGDVIVEKVAISPDIPNSHRNRCNYSSWIDKSR, from the exons ATGCAAAATTCTTTAAAAGAGATAgaaacccaacttgtcgag GCAATGAGGAAAGCACTAGCATATCCTAAATCTGACAATTTGGAGTTATCTTCTTATCCCATGGCACCCATTGGTGTCATCCAGTCATGCTTCTCTACCAG GAATGGAACACCCAGGCAGCCTTTACTTGTACCCCTTGCTAGAGCATGTCTGGTATTTGATCCCACTCGGGTTCCTCCTGCATCCCTCGAGGGTCTTGGAGAATATTCTCATTGCTGGATTATATATGTGTTTCACTTAAACACAGATCTGGAGAAGTTATGGAAGGAACCATCTAAATCAAAGTTCAAGGCGAAG GTGAGAGTACCAAGATTGAAAGGCAGAAGGATGGGTGTCTTTGCTACACGATCTCCACATCGACCGTGCCCTATTGGGCTCACCGTTGCAAAG GTGGAGGCTGTAGAAGAAAATATGGTACTTCTCTCTGGTGTGGATCTGGTTGATGGGACG CCTGTGGTTGATGTCAAACCTTATCTACCATACTGTGATGCAATCGAAAGAGCAACAGTGCCGAAGTGGGTTACG GAGGACAGTTTGTTGGAAGTAGCTTCTGTTAGCTTCTCTGAGGGCTTCCCTTCCATTCTTGCTGACTGTTGGGTTAGAATG GGTAAGAAGTCACTCTATGCTTCCCCGGAAGAGTTCCAAAGTTTAATAAAGCAGGTGCTTTCATGGGATATTCGGTCACCGTCTCAGAGAAATCGACCTTATGATTCCCATGTTGAGACAAGAAATGGTAAAGCATCCGTTTCCGATTCAGACAGTTACCAAGATGAAGAAGCTTCTACCCCCACGAGTGATCAGGCGTCTCTTTCATTTGGGGGAAtaatttatcatcttaatttggAAGGTCTAGATGTCTCATACAGAATCAATTGCGATGGAGATGTCATTGTTGAAAAAGTCGCCATTTCACCCGACATCCCAAACAGCCATCGAAACCGTTGCAATTACTCGTCATGGATAGACAAATCTAGGTGA
- the LOC121260988 gene encoding tRNA (adenine(37)-N6)-methyltransferase isoform X2, translated as MAHSSELKENGVLPRSEGDVGSTEVAHKGSPEVNGLAVIPESSMGTLIPLERTNGVAEEAMRKALAYPKSDNLELSSYPMAPIGVIQSCFSTRNGTPRQPLLVPLARACLVFDPTRVPPASLEGLGEYSHCWIIYVFHLNTDLEKLWKEPSKSKFKAKVRVPRLKGRRMGVFATRSPHRPCPIGLTVAKVEAVEENMVLLSGVDLVDGTPVVDVKPYLPYCDAIERATVPKWVTEDSLLEVASVSFSEGFPSILADCWVRMGKKSLYASPEEFQSLIKQVLSWDIRSPSQRNRPYDSHVETRNGKASVSDSDSYQDEEASTPTSDQASLSFGGIIYHLNLEGLDVSYRINCDGDVIVEKVAISPDIPNSHRNRCNYSSWIDKSR; from the exons atggctcaCTCGtcggagttgaaggaaaatggtgtattgccgaggtctgaaggagatgtcGGATCCACTGAAGTTGCACATAAAGGGTCACCAGAGGTGAATGGACTTGCTGTCATCCCAGAATCTTCAATGGGGACCCTAATACCgttggagagaaccaatggagttgctgagGAG GCAATGAGGAAAGCACTAGCATATCCTAAATCTGACAATTTGGAGTTATCTTCTTATCCCATGGCACCCATTGGTGTCATCCAGTCATGCTTCTCTACCAG GAATGGAACACCCAGGCAGCCTTTACTTGTACCCCTTGCTAGAGCATGTCTGGTATTTGATCCCACTCGGGTTCCTCCTGCATCCCTCGAGGGTCTTGGAGAATATTCTCATTGCTGGATTATATATGTGTTTCACTTAAACACAGATCTGGAGAAGTTATGGAAGGAACCATCTAAATCAAAGTTCAAGGCGAAG GTGAGAGTACCAAGATTGAAAGGCAGAAGGATGGGTGTCTTTGCTACACGATCTCCACATCGACCGTGCCCTATTGGGCTCACCGTTGCAAAG GTGGAGGCTGTAGAAGAAAATATGGTACTTCTCTCTGGTGTGGATCTGGTTGATGGGACG CCTGTGGTTGATGTCAAACCTTATCTACCATACTGTGATGCAATCGAAAGAGCAACAGTGCCGAAGTGGGTTACG GAGGACAGTTTGTTGGAAGTAGCTTCTGTTAGCTTCTCTGAGGGCTTCCCTTCCATTCTTGCTGACTGTTGGGTTAGAATG GGTAAGAAGTCACTCTATGCTTCCCCGGAAGAGTTCCAAAGTTTAATAAAGCAGGTGCTTTCATGGGATATTCGGTCACCGTCTCAGAGAAATCGACCTTATGATTCCCATGTTGAGACAAGAAATGGTAAAGCATCCGTTTCCGATTCAGACAGTTACCAAGATGAAGAAGCTTCTACCCCCACGAGTGATCAGGCGTCTCTTTCATTTGGGGGAAtaatttatcatcttaatttggAAGGTCTAGATGTCTCATACAGAATCAATTGCGATGGAGATGTCATTGTTGAAAAAGTCGCCATTTCACCCGACATCCCAAACAGCCATCGAAACCGTTGCAATTACTCGTCATGGATAGACAAATCTAGGTGA
- the LOC121260989 gene encoding diacylglycerol kinase 4-like isoform X1: MESPSTGETTRIAARASIVDSFKGCGLSGVRIDKEELRRRLLMPQYLRFAVRDSIRLKDPTAGESHFHNRGEENVEPPEAPMVVFINPHSGGRHGPVLKERLQQLISEEQVFVLADVKPHEFVRYGLKCLEMLADLGDSCAKETREKMRVMVAGGDGTVGWVLGSLGELIKQGREPFPPVGIIPLGTGNDLSRSFGWGGSFPFVWKSAVKRSLHKAIAGPVCRLDSWHVLLSMPVGEVVDPPHSLKITEECALDEGLEVEGELPEKVTCYEGVLYNYFSIGMDAKVAYGFHHLRNEKPYLAQGPIANKLIYSTYSCTQGWFFTPCSSDPSLRGLRNILRMHVKKVNCSEWEQIPVPSSVRAIVALNLHNYGSGRNPWGNLKPEYLEKRGFVEAHADDGLLEIFGLKQGWHASFVMVELISAKHIAQAAAIRLEVRGGEWKDAYMQMDGEPWEQPLSKDYSTFVEIKRVPFQSLMIGGG, from the exons atGGAGTCTCCGTCAACGGGAGAAACGACGCGGATCGCCGCGAGGGCGTCTATAGTAGATTCGTTTAAGGGGTGCGGTCTGTCGGGGGTCCGGATTGACAAGGAGGAGCTCCGTAGGAGGCTCCTGATGCCGCAGTACCTCCGGTTCGCCGTGCGCGACTCCATCCGGTTAAAGGACCCCACCGCCGGCGAGAGCCATTTTCATAATCGAGGCGAGGAGAACGTAGAGCCTCCCGAAGCGCCGATGGTCGTCTTCATCAACCCCCATAGCGGTGGGCGCCACGGCCCCGTGCTCAAGGAGAGGCTTCAGCAGTTGATTTCCGAAGAACAG GTTTTTGTCCTGGCTGATGTGAAGCCTCATGAGTTTGTACGATATGGTTTAAAATGCCTAGAGATGCTGGCTGATCTTGGTGATTCTTGTGCCAAAGAGACTCGTGAAAAGATGAGGGTTATG GTCGCTGGAGGTGATGGTACAGTTGGTTGGGTGCTGGGAAGTCTTGGAGAACTTATTAAACAGGGTAGGGAGCCATTTCCCCCTGTAGGAATCATTCCACTTGGTACTGGGAATGATCTGTCTAGGAGTTTTGGTTGG GGTGGTTCCTTTCCTTTTGTATGGAAATCAGCCGTCAAAAGATCTCTCCACAAGGCTATTGCAGGTCCTGTATGCCGTTTGGATAG TTGGCATGTTCTGCTGTCAATGCCAGTTGGCGAAGTTGTTGATCCACCCCACTCGCTGAAGATTACAGAAGAGTGTGCGCTTGATGAG GGCTTGGAAGTTGAGGGGGAGTTGCCTGAGAAAGTCACTTGCTATGAGGGAGTGCTTTATAATTACTTTAGCATTG GAATGGATGCCAAAGTTGCTTATGGCTTCCACCATTTACGCAATGAAAAACCTTACCTTGCACAAGGTCCAATTGCAAACAAG CTGATCTACTCTACTTACAGTTGCACTCAAGGATGGTTCTTCACACCTTGCTCGAGCGATCCAAGTTTAAG AGGCTTGAGGAATATTTTAAGGATGCATGTCAAAAAGGTCAATTGCTCAGAATGGGAGCAGATTCCAGTTCCCTCAAG TGTAAGGGCAATTGTTGCTTTAAATCTTCATAACTATGGAAGCGGAAGAAATCCATGGGGTAATTTGAAGCCAGAGTATTTGGAAAAG AGAGGCTTTGTTGAGGCCCACGCAGATGATGGTCTACTTGAAATATTTGGTCTAAAGCAAGGATGGCATGCATCATTTGTCATGGTTGAACTCATCTCTGCCAAACACATTGCCCAG GCTGCAGCTATTCGATTGGAAGTTAGAGGTGGAGAGTGGAAAGATGCATATATGCAGATGGATGGGGAGCCGTGGGAACAACCATTGAGCAAGGACTATTCAACGTTTGTGGAAATTAAGAGGGTCCCTTTTCAATCACTTATGATTGGTGGAGGGTGA
- the LOC121260773 gene encoding glutamate receptor 2.1-like, producing MKNEEVHAIIGPQRSSQAKFVVDIAEKAKVPILSFSATSPSLPPNRSPFFIRTAQNDSAQVKAITALIQAYGWQEVIPIYEDTDYGNGLIPYVTDAFHEVDVRVPYRSVISPSSEDIDILEELKKLKEIQTRIFLVHMTASLGSKFFVGVKNAGMMSEGYAWIITEGLSGLFDPLDLEIMDSMQGVLGVRSYVSMSKDLEDFERRRTSNFTSGKPTYKIIPGLNLFGLWAYDTVWALAMAVEKAGIERSSFLKQNNASKCKVDLAALGISEMGPRLLNAILTTRFQGLSGDFHLVKGQLEASAFEIFNIIGKTERIIGYWTPKKGLSRELDDTHHGEVAYSISKDKLKQPIWPGDTTDQPKKLRIGVPIRGGFNPFVRVEWHPHTGKPKISGFSIELFLAVMDLLPFFLGHEFVPYVNGNGQTSAGTYDELLYQLKLKKFDAVVGDVTIVANRSLYVDFTLPYSESGVSMAVLMKNNENENIWIFLKPLSWDLWLIIVAISIFTGLVIWVLEHRVNPEFSGSPKKIICLIFWFSFSTLIYGHRERMMNSWSRLVLIIWLFVVLILTQIYTASLASMLTVQQLKPAFVDVTEIKRNGYFVGYHKDSFVRGLLVKQLNIDESKLKPYSTPEQYHEALSSGSQNGGVAAIFDEIPHIKIFLAKYGSKYTMAGPVYKTDGFGFAFPLGSPLVSYMSRAILTVTEDKEKMKGIRRKYLAPQKPCKDLGLEIIPSGSHSLGVYSFGGLFIITGVASMFSLLIHVFRCLRLHWPASNNIPSEGSFWLRFVKLVKHFELEYQCSPPLSINGSTPNPAMSPEGLGASHRIDDMHNHSRTFNETADNVSAAEADDDEIFPLGHGDTSVDVPNNLL from the exons ATGAAGAACGAAGAAGTACATGCCATCATAGGACCTCAAAGGTCATCACAAGCTAAGTTTGTCGTCGATATTGCTGAAAAGGCTAAAGTTCCCATCCTTTCCTTCTCAGCCACTAGTCCTTCTCTTCCCCCAAACCGAAGTCCATTTTTCATTCGGACAGCCCAAAATGATTCAGCTCAAGTGAAAGCGATAACGGCCTTAATTCAGGCTTATGGCTGGCAAGAAGTGATACCCATCTACGAAGACACGGATTATGGCAACGGCTTAATCCCATACGTGACAGATGCATTCCATGAAGTTGACGTCCGTGTGCCTTACAGAAGTGTCATTTCTCCATCCTCAGAAGATATCGATATCTTGGAGgagcttaaaaaattaaaggaaatacAAACGAGAATATTCCTCGTGCACATGACTGCTTCTCTTGGATCAAAGTTTTTTGTTGGTGTAAAGAATGCAGGAATGATGAGTGAAGGGTATGCATGGATAATCACAGAAGGGCTATCGGGTCTGTTTGATCCTCTGGATTTAGAAATCATGGACTCCATGCAAGGTGTTTTGGGAGTCAGGTCGTACGTATCCATGTCAAAAGATCTTGAAGATTTTGAAAGAAGACGGACAAGCAATTTCACCTCGGGAAAACCAACATATAAGATTATTCCTGGATTAAACCTGTTCGGATTATGGGCATATGATACTGTTTGGGCATTGGCAATGGCGGTGGAGAAGGCTGGCATAGAGCGTTCTAGTTTCTTGAAGCAAAATAATGCTAGCAAATGTAAAGTTGATCTTGCAGCTCTTGGAATTTCTGAAATGGGTCCAAGGCTTCTGAACGCAATTCTAACCACTAGATTTCAAGGACTAAGCGGAGATTTTCATCTGGTCAAGGGACAATTAGAAGCATCAGCCTTTGAAATATTCAATATTATAGGGAAAACAGAGAGGATTATTGGATATTGGACTCCAAAGAAAGGACTTTCACGAGAACTAGATGACACTCATCACGGTGAAGTAGCATACTCCATATCAAAGGACAAACTCAAGCAACCAATCTGGCCAGGAGACACAACAGATCAGCCAAAAAAGTTGAGGATCGGGGTTCCAATAAGAGGTGGTTTCAATCCATTTGTAAGAGTGGAATGGCATCCTCATACCGGTAAGCCGAAGATATCAGGGTTTTCAATTGAATTGTTTCTTGCTGTGATGGATCTGTTACCCTTTTTCCTTGGACATGAGTTTGTGCCGTACGTGAATGGAAATGGGCAGACTAGTGCTGGGACTTACGATGAGCTTCTTTACCAACTCAAACTCAAG AAGTTCGATGCCGTGGTTGGAGACGTAACAATTGTGGCTAATCGCTCGTTATATGTGGATTTTACTTTACCATACTCAGAATCAGGCGTGTCAATGGcggttttgatgaaaaataatgagaatgAAAATATATGGATTTTTCTAAAGCCACTAAGCTGGGATCTTTGGTTAATCATCGTGGCTATCTCCATTTTCACGGGTTTGGTGATATGGGTTCTTGAACACCGTGTAAACCCTGAGTTTAGTGGTTCCccgaaaaaaattatttgcctGATTTTCTGGTTCTCCTTCTCCACGCTCATCTACGGTCACA GGGAGAGAATGATGAACAGCTGGTCAAGATTGGTGCTTATCATATGGCTTTTTGTGGTGCTCATACTAACACAGATTTACACAGCAAGCTTGGCTTCAATGTTGACAGTACAACAACTGAAGCCTGCATTTGTGGACGTAACAGAGATCAAAAGGAATGGTTACTTTGTAGGGTATCATAAAGATTCCTTCGTCCGAGGGCTTCTCGTAAAACAGTTAAATATTGACGAGTCCAAGTTGAAGCCTTATTCAACCCCAGAGCAATATCATGAAGCACTGTCAAGTGGAAGCCAAAATGGTGGGGTTGCTGCTATCTTTGATGAGATCCCCCATATTAAGATCTTCCTTGCCAAGTATGGCTCCAAGTATACCATGGCTGGACCAGTCTACAAAACTGACGGATTTGGCTTT GCCTTCCCACTTGGATCCCCCCTAGTCTCTTACATGTCAAGAGCAATCTTGACCGTCActgaagataaagaaaaaatgaagggaattAGGCGCAAGTACTTGGCACCTCAAAAACCATGCAAAGATCTAGGTCTTGAAATCATCCCTTCAGGCTCCCATAGTCTTGGTGTGTACAGCTTTGGGGGCTTGTTCATCATAACAGGAGTAGCTTCCATGTTTTCCCTCTTGATCCATGTGTTCAGGTGCCTTCGTTTACACTGGCCAGCTTCAAACAATATCCCTTCGGAAGGATCCTTTTGGCTGAGATTTGTTAAACTGGTAAAGCATTTCGAACTGGAATATCAATGTTCACCTCCTTTGAGTATAAATGGATCCACACCAAATCCTGCAATGAGTCCTGAAGGTTTGGGAGCTTCACATCGCATAGATGATATGCACAACCATTCAAGGACATTTAATGAAACAGCAGACAATGTTTCTGCAGCCGAGGCTGATGATgatgaaatctttcctttaggGCATGGTGATACATCTGTGGATGTTCCTAATAACTTATTATGA